Proteins encoded by one window of Ascochyta rabiei chromosome 1, complete sequence:
- a CDS encoding GTPase-activating protein gyp8, whose protein sequence is MAASRSRTPRTPSRSVSPGSPPARRSTPVDLSLADKAKEGLVTAACDEGDVAALVGLCTSTHGLVSDGLRRTAWPILLGCGNTDTDTDSETDTDTHADDLPAHREEGQVALDVNRAFVYYPKHDSEKELDHRKRELSMVILEVLRRHPALSYFQGYHDIVQVLYLVLGVRAAPRAAARLSLLRIRDFMLSSLEPAIAQLELLRPLLQHADPVLYTHLPKSSATFALAGTITMFAHNITVYKDITRLFDFFLAHHAVMPLYFFAAVVLSRREELLEIDKEDEDILHVMLSKLPEPFDIEFHIARSIELYERLPPSTLHSWEWWRISSSSVLKTSGTLADLQRLPLAAGERYFAQQEKEVCRQQFQKQLLQQASRNFKFFQSRLWHYRRFGAVSFAVAVGLYALWLGKNGSIGPAQYPLFGYLDMLLRRFWGA, encoded by the exons ATGGCAGCCTCTCGCTCTCGCACCCCTCGCACCCCATCACGCTCGGTGAGCCCTGGAAGCCCGCCTGCGCGGCGCTCGACCCCTGTGGATCTGTCGTTGGCCGACAAGGCCAAAGAGGGCTTGGTGACTGCTGCCTGCGACGAGGGCGATGTTGCTGCGCTCGTAGGCCTCTGTACGAGCACCCATGGCCTGGTGAGCGATGGCCTGCGGCGCACAGCCTGGCCCATTTTATTGGGCTGTGGAAACACGGATACAGACACAGACAGCGAGACAGATACAGACACGCACGCAGAC GATCTGCCGGCACATCGTGAAGAGGGCCAGGTTGCTCTTGACGTGAATAGAGCGTTTGTGTACTACCCCAAGCATG ACTCGGAGAAAGAGCTCGACCACCGGAAACGCGAGCTTTCCATGGTCATCCTCGAGGTGCTGCGCCGGCATCCAGCACTGTCCTACTTTCAAGGCTACCACGACATTGTGCAAGTCCTCTATCTTGTCTTGGGTGTCCGCGCCGCCCCCCGCGCCGCCGCGCGCCTGAGTCTTCTCCGTATCCGAGACTTCATGCTCTCGTCGCTCGAACCCGCCATAGCCCAGCTCGAACTCCTGCGTCCGCTGCTTCAACATGCCGATCCAGTGCTCTACACACATCTCCCCAAAAGCTCAGCAACATTTGCGCTAGCCGGCACCATTACCATGTTCGCTCACAACATCACAGTGTACAAGGATATCACGAGGCTGTTCGACTTCTTTCTAGCACATCATGCTGTCATGCCACTCTATTTCTTCGCGGCTGTCGTCCTTTCAAGAAGGGAAGAGCTGCTGGAGATTGACAAGGAAGACGAGGACATCCTCCACGTCATGCTCAGCAAGCTGCCTGAGCCATTCGATATTGAGTTTCACATTGCGCGCTCGATCGAGCTCTACGAGAGGCTTCCTCCTTCCACGCTGCACAGCTGGGAGTGGTGGCGCATATCATCATCGAGTGTACTGAAGACTTCAGGTACCCTGGCTGACTTGCAGCGTTTACCCCTGGCAGCTGGCGAGCGCTACTTTGCCCAGCAAGAGAAGGAAGTTTGTAGGCAGCAATTCCAGAAACAGCTGTTGCAACAAGCTTCCAGAAATTTCAAGTTTTTCCAGTCACGCTTGTGGCATTACCGCCGCTTTGGAGCTGTTAGTTTTGCAGTCGCGGTTGGCCTATATGCCCTTTGGCTCGGCAAAAATGGCAGTATTGGCCCTGCACAATATCCTCTGTTTGGGTATCTAGACATGCTTCTCCGGCGGTTCTGGGGTGCATAG